Proteins co-encoded in one Burkholderia ambifaria AMMD genomic window:
- a CDS encoding membrane protein, protein MAWRQHRWFRRWLIVIVFWAVPVAIVAVREIREEMAYNKADLELALTTWQLTDAQQAAGAAAKCHGDPDAARAAGCPADVLSANAARQQAARDEYVVRRNTLAGYLWHAFVGYWVVPAAFLFACGVVIALIRRALRRPPIKPPAPPAPPVTH, encoded by the coding sequence ATGGCATGGAGACAACACCGCTGGTTCCGCCGCTGGCTGATCGTGATCGTGTTCTGGGCCGTGCCCGTCGCGATCGTCGCCGTGCGCGAGATCCGCGAGGAAATGGCGTACAACAAGGCCGACCTGGAACTCGCGCTGACCACCTGGCAGCTCACCGACGCGCAGCAAGCCGCCGGCGCGGCCGCGAAGTGCCACGGGGATCCTGATGCGGCGCGGGCGGCCGGCTGCCCGGCTGACGTGCTGAGCGCCAACGCGGCGCGCCAGCAAGCGGCCCGCGACGAATACGTGGTGCGCCGCAATACGCTCGCCGGTTATCTGTGGCATGCGTTCGTCGGCTATTGGGTCGTACCGGCCGCGTTCCTGTTCGCCTGCGGGGTCGTGATCGCGCTGATCCGCCGTGCGCTGCGCCGCCCGCCGATCAAGCCGCCCGCTCCGCCGGCGCCGCCCGTCACGCATTGA